One region of Ahniella affigens genomic DNA includes:
- a CDS encoding S8 family serine peptidase, with the protein MRRIAPLDRQPVARSLSLLKPLARACLMLGVGSVGLCADAAGPDAPIVSNQRVYLITLTEPAAAAFTDRHQIEDQQKASVLRPTSIQVTGARKLDATSSAVRAYRSYLAGRQQQAVDRIAASLGRKPAVTAQWDLVGNGMAMVLSADEAMQIARLPGVLSVAPEQIRYLQSGIGARYVGADQVWNGTVPDYFRSSRGEGVVVGVIDSGLNTSHPAFADVSPDGYNHSNPRGQRYGICNNVGEARCSDKVIGLYDFVNENNATGANAGKDLVGHGTHVAGIAIGNSIDFSLNGDGFSIAMSITGTAPRANLIAYKACIANAEGNGVCPGGATVAAINQAVADGVDVVNYSIGGFSSETPWSPNDADAQAFLNLRNAGIVAVVAAGNHSVDEPSAVASPAYSPWVIAAANVTSNAQFRTTLADIHGTGITTPFTLFGSAVTGGVADSEVVYAGDFGNALCGTGTSQGVAPTGASNPFPAGTFTGKIVICDRGTYARVEKGFNVRQSGAVGYVLANTSAEGGSLVTDQHYLPAVHLSFANGDTLKAAVRAARQASGSVRARIDGVVWSTDGQGSVLSSSSNIGPVSVYSGVQKPDLAAPGTDILAPHIPDATSIDSLSGTSMAAPAIAGAAALLIGLNPTWTVDQVSSALVATAVRNVKLSDGQTDAPFYQGGNGTLSLPRAVKAGLHLRVTGAEFAAANPAIGGQPVTLNLPALHRQLCVPSCSFTRTLTANVGGTWIAQGTVPVGTVSVQPNSLALAQGQSATVSITVTPPAGGAGWIEGVVSFVSTSNPNQIASTDLPISVFAPIEFTNLLTTVENVASSGDGTVNLLPGVAVDEVVIRDAELKPFELAPINVGLDATPGDPYDITTQNFTRLVSKPSAAPGVDATKTAIFVETGSNNSQNLDLFIGIDSNGDGRPQQAEELCRRTTAGASEQCLLLGDFTQAGRQYWIMVQNRANSGAANDQPVLGVYNGALDGGADLQFSAQSLRGKLTAGQFVPVEISWNLPAFGPNTSAMAMIAFGSRRESPTNLGLMPILFKRDGTSRLPPMMLKAIANDSRALALQPGQAQDRMIIDVPANASALILRTSAVGGDIDLYVSKVDDAGPGPGIPTAPARDQQPFRSITAGSDEVVALEGTDLTPGRYFVTPVNVGASAAAVSVNARTEFAGVLTQPAANGYFNPARSGHGVFLARTPDVWALAWYTFDSSGRPIWYTAQGAAAGAADSTWTAPIYRSTWNGVRDNPQQVGEVLLTFDGTGSFRYSWFLDGQYGSEPFVPIGAPVCANANLSVGGGWLRPDQTGWGSYFLNFAGNFEAEAIYVYDSNGLPRWVIGEGTYATTLQKNLFQVSGFCPTCDVVATTRTQVGTASRTLNSSTQGTFSSNFVFTNGAIGSWEQNNVAWLKLTPSLACP; encoded by the coding sequence ATGCGTCGAATTGCGCCGTTGGATCGCCAGCCAGTCGCCCGGTCTCTGAGTCTGCTGAAACCGTTGGCCCGTGCTTGTCTGATGTTGGGTGTCGGTAGCGTTGGTTTGTGCGCCGATGCGGCCGGTCCCGATGCGCCGATTGTCAGCAACCAACGGGTGTACCTGATCACACTGACTGAACCGGCCGCAGCCGCATTTACGGACCGACACCAGATTGAAGATCAGCAAAAGGCCTCGGTGCTGCGTCCGACTTCGATTCAAGTGACTGGTGCGCGCAAGCTGGATGCGACGTCGAGCGCAGTCCGCGCCTATCGAAGCTACCTCGCTGGCCGACAACAGCAGGCTGTCGATCGGATTGCCGCGAGTCTCGGTCGCAAACCCGCAGTCACCGCCCAGTGGGATTTGGTTGGCAATGGCATGGCCATGGTCTTGTCGGCGGATGAGGCAATGCAGATTGCGCGCTTGCCCGGTGTGTTGAGTGTCGCGCCGGAGCAGATTCGTTACCTGCAATCGGGGATTGGCGCGCGCTACGTTGGCGCCGATCAAGTGTGGAACGGTACCGTGCCGGATTACTTCCGGAGCAGCCGCGGCGAAGGCGTTGTGGTCGGTGTGATCGACTCTGGCCTCAATACCAGTCACCCCGCGTTCGCAGATGTCTCGCCTGACGGCTACAACCACAGCAATCCACGTGGACAGCGCTACGGAATTTGTAACAACGTGGGGGAGGCCCGATGCAGCGATAAAGTCATCGGCCTCTATGACTTCGTCAATGAGAACAACGCGACCGGTGCCAATGCGGGCAAGGACTTGGTGGGGCATGGCACTCACGTCGCCGGCATAGCGATTGGCAATTCGATTGACTTCAGCTTGAATGGTGATGGATTTTCCATCGCGATGTCGATCACCGGCACCGCGCCGCGCGCCAATCTGATTGCTTATAAGGCCTGCATCGCCAATGCGGAAGGCAATGGTGTCTGCCCTGGTGGGGCGACCGTCGCTGCCATCAATCAGGCCGTGGCAGATGGCGTCGATGTAGTCAATTACAGCATCGGCGGATTCAGTTCGGAGACGCCCTGGTCGCCAAACGATGCCGACGCGCAGGCATTTCTGAATCTGCGAAACGCGGGCATTGTTGCCGTCGTCGCAGCCGGCAATCATAGTGTGGACGAGCCGTCGGCGGTCGCGTCGCCTGCTTATTCGCCCTGGGTAATTGCCGCGGCGAACGTCACCAGCAACGCGCAATTCCGAACCACTTTGGCCGACATCCACGGCACCGGCATCACGACGCCGTTTACGTTGTTCGGCTCGGCGGTGACCGGTGGTGTTGCCGATTCTGAGGTCGTTTACGCCGGTGACTTTGGCAACGCGCTTTGCGGCACCGGAACCAGCCAAGGCGTCGCGCCCACAGGCGCAAGCAATCCGTTCCCGGCCGGCACATTTACCGGCAAGATCGTCATCTGCGACCGTGGCACCTATGCCCGCGTCGAGAAGGGCTTCAACGTCAGACAATCCGGGGCGGTGGGTTACGTTCTGGCCAATACATCGGCCGAAGGTGGATCGCTGGTGACCGATCAGCACTACCTTCCGGCCGTGCATCTGAGCTTCGCGAATGGCGATACGCTGAAGGCCGCCGTTCGCGCAGCGCGGCAAGCCAGCGGCAGTGTGCGGGCGCGGATCGATGGCGTTGTTTGGTCAACCGATGGCCAGGGCAGTGTGTTGAGCAGTTCGAGCAACATTGGGCCGGTCAGTGTGTATTCCGGCGTCCAAAAGCCGGATCTCGCTGCACCCGGTACGGATATCTTGGCGCCCCACATCCCCGATGCGACCAGCATCGATAGCCTCTCGGGCACGTCGATGGCGGCACCCGCCATCGCCGGTGCGGCGGCGTTGCTGATCGGTTTGAATCCGACTTGGACCGTCGATCAGGTCAGTTCGGCTTTGGTTGCTACCGCCGTCCGTAACGTCAAGTTGAGCGACGGCCAGACCGATGCGCCGTTCTATCAAGGCGGCAATGGCACGTTGAGCTTGCCCCGCGCCGTCAAGGCCGGATTGCACCTTCGAGTCACGGGCGCGGAGTTTGCGGCTGCAAATCCGGCAATTGGCGGTCAGCCGGTCACCTTGAATTTGCCCGCACTGCATCGCCAGCTGTGCGTACCAAGTTGCAGCTTTACGCGCACGCTGACCGCCAATGTCGGCGGAACCTGGATCGCGCAGGGTACGGTCCCGGTGGGGACGGTGTCGGTGCAGCCGAACAGCCTGGCGTTGGCACAGGGACAGTCGGCCACGGTGAGCATCACCGTGACGCCGCCGGCCGGCGGCGCAGGTTGGATCGAGGGCGTGGTGAGTTTCGTCAGTACCAGCAATCCGAATCAAATCGCGTCAACGGACCTGCCGATCTCGGTGTTCGCGCCGATTGAGTTCACCAACCTGTTGACGACCGTCGAGAACGTGGCGTCTTCGGGCGATGGCACGGTGAACTTGTTGCCCGGTGTCGCCGTGGACGAGGTAGTCATTCGGGATGCCGAGTTGAAGCCATTTGAGCTCGCACCGATCAATGTGGGGCTCGACGCGACGCCCGGTGATCCCTATGACATTACGACGCAAAACTTCACTCGCCTAGTGAGCAAGCCGAGCGCGGCACCCGGCGTGGACGCCACCAAGACGGCCATCTTTGTCGAAACGGGTTCGAACAACAGCCAGAACCTCGATCTGTTTATTGGGATCGACTCGAACGGTGATGGCCGCCCCCAACAGGCTGAGGAACTGTGCCGTCGCACCACCGCTGGCGCCAGCGAGCAATGCTTGCTGCTGGGTGATTTCACCCAAGCCGGGAGGCAGTATTGGATCATGGTGCAAAATCGCGCCAACTCCGGAGCCGCCAATGATCAGCCCGTGCTGGGTGTCTATAACGGCGCGCTCGACGGTGGTGCCGACTTGCAGTTCTCCGCACAGAGTCTGCGGGGCAAGTTGACGGCCGGTCAGTTTGTTCCCGTAGAGATCAGTTGGAACCTGCCGGCATTCGGGCCAAACACTTCGGCAATGGCAATGATCGCTTTCGGAAGCAGGCGCGAGAGCCCAACGAACCTTGGGCTGATGCCGATTTTGTTCAAGCGCGATGGCACAAGTCGTTTGCCACCCATGATGCTCAAGGCCATCGCCAACGACAGCAGGGCACTGGCGCTTCAGCCCGGGCAGGCGCAGGACCGTATGATCATTGATGTACCGGCCAATGCCAGTGCGCTGATTCTGCGAACGTCGGCCGTTGGGGGCGACATCGACTTGTATGTGTCCAAGGTCGACGACGCGGGACCAGGACCTGGTATTCCGACGGCGCCAGCACGCGATCAGCAACCGTTCCGCTCCATCACGGCCGGAAGTGATGAAGTGGTGGCGTTAGAGGGCACGGACTTGACGCCGGGTCGATACTTCGTGACGCCCGTAAATGTTGGCGCCAGTGCGGCAGCGGTGAGTGTCAACGCGCGCACGGAGTTCGCGGGCGTGCTGACCCAGCCGGCGGCAAATGGCTACTTCAATCCTGCCCGCAGCGGGCACGGTGTGTTTCTCGCCCGGACACCAGACGTGTGGGCGTTGGCCTGGTACACCTTCGACTCGAGTGGTCGCCCGATCTGGTACACCGCGCAGGGTGCCGCGGCGGGTGCCGCGGACAGCACGTGGACCGCGCCGATTTATCGGTCGACGTGGAACGGCGTCCGCGACAATCCGCAGCAGGTGGGCGAGGTACTGCTGACTTTCGATGGTACTGGCAGCTTCAGGTACTCGTGGTTCTTGGACGGACAATACGGCAGCGAACCGTTCGTGCCGATCGGTGCGCCAGTCTGCGCGAACGCCAATTTGTCCGTGGGTGGTGGTTGGCTGCGCCCGGATCAAACAGGTTGGGGCAGCTACTTTCTGAATTTCGCTGGTAACTTTGAGGCGGAGGCAATCTACGTCTATGACAGCAATGGTTTGCCGCGCTGGGTGATTGGTGAGGGCACGTATGCGACCACGCTGCAGAAGAATTTGTTCCAGGTAAGTGGATTCTGTCCGACTTGCGACGTTGTCGCGACCACCCGAACGCAGGTTGGTACCGCTTCCCGGACGCTGAACAGCAGCACGCAAGGCACATTTAGCAGCAATTTCGTGTTCACCAACGGCGCGATTGGCAGCTGGGAGCAAAACAACGTGGCGTGGCTCAAGTTGACCCCGAGTCTGGCTTGCCCCTGA
- a CDS encoding TonB-dependent receptor plug domain-containing protein, whose translation MKNPFQQSALAAAMGLAFHAHAVPTESRGEQVVVTATGLAETVDATRATVVVIDRARIDARQTADVLELLRLEAGVEFSRTGGRGSLTTLFLRGGNSNHALVLIDGVRVSSANTGFYDFSQLPTDLIERVEIVYGPRAANWGSDAIGGVVQFFLRKPEQGLVGIRVGSKDQRDAFAAYSLRGERGLISVTAGRQHSGGFSASNPNGFGFNPDDDAFNNTHVSLAAETEVFGQTLALHGLSSDADVEFDQGRSDFSNLNTALSLQGAWSERWSHRLSLGHNRDEVDTPAYFSRYESSRETLDWNHRYRLNDGNDLAFGVNWNQERGGEVETFGGSDVYREHRHHQAAYLGWLGDIGAHSFELTGRFDDNSRFGSAETVQAAWAWQIDADWQLRAQYGEGFRSPTLSEQFSPGFGGLFAGNPDLDPEQSQALELSVRWQIAANQDLGLNLYQNLVDDLIAFQGENFQAINIARARIEGAELRYHLQQGAWHWAGNITVQNPENRDTGADLLRRAPRKLNLTADYDINERWRVGAEGELVSQRAEFGGDLPGFGLVHLSAGYALRNDLWLRARVENLFDQNYELARGFNTPGTTVSLSLVFGR comes from the coding sequence ATGAAAAACCCTTTTCAACAGAGTGCCCTGGCTGCCGCCATGGGTCTCGCGTTTCACGCGCACGCCGTACCGACCGAATCGCGCGGCGAGCAAGTCGTGGTGACGGCCACTGGCCTCGCCGAAACCGTTGATGCCACGCGCGCCACCGTGGTCGTGATCGATCGCGCCCGAATCGATGCGAGGCAGACCGCTGACGTGCTCGAATTGCTGCGCCTGGAAGCCGGCGTGGAGTTCTCGCGTACCGGTGGTCGCGGGAGCCTGACGACGTTGTTTCTCCGCGGTGGCAATTCGAACCACGCGCTGGTTCTGATTGATGGTGTGCGCGTGTCATCGGCCAACACCGGCTTCTACGACTTCTCGCAGTTGCCGACGGACCTGATTGAGCGGGTCGAGATTGTGTATGGCCCGCGCGCTGCCAATTGGGGCTCGGATGCCATCGGCGGCGTCGTGCAGTTTTTTCTCCGTAAGCCAGAGCAGGGGCTCGTTGGGATCCGCGTTGGTTCAAAGGATCAGCGCGATGCATTTGCCGCTTACAGTCTGCGCGGCGAGCGCGGGCTAATCAGCGTTACCGCAGGTCGGCAGCATTCGGGCGGGTTCTCGGCCAGCAATCCGAACGGCTTCGGGTTTAATCCTGATGACGACGCGTTCAACAACACCCATGTCAGCCTTGCGGCCGAGACCGAAGTGTTCGGTCAAACCTTGGCGTTGCACGGCCTGTCATCAGATGCCGATGTCGAATTTGATCAGGGGCGTTCTGATTTCAGCAATCTGAACACGGCGCTGTCGTTGCAGGGCGCATGGTCGGAGCGCTGGTCGCACCGGCTCAGCCTGGGTCACAACCGCGATGAAGTCGACACGCCTGCTTATTTCAGCCGCTACGAATCGAGTCGCGAAACCCTCGACTGGAATCACCGCTACAGGCTGAACGACGGCAACGACCTGGCGTTCGGCGTCAATTGGAATCAGGAGCGCGGTGGTGAAGTGGAAACGTTTGGTGGCTCGGATGTTTATCGCGAACATCGGCACCATCAGGCAGCGTATCTGGGCTGGCTTGGCGACATTGGTGCGCATTCCTTTGAGTTGACCGGACGATTTGACGACAACTCGCGGTTTGGCAGTGCCGAAACGGTGCAAGCCGCGTGGGCTTGGCAAATCGATGCCGACTGGCAACTTCGGGCGCAATATGGCGAAGGGTTTCGCAGCCCGACGTTGTCCGAGCAGTTCTCGCCTGGTTTCGGTGGCCTGTTCGCCGGCAACCCGGACCTGGACCCGGAACAATCGCAGGCTCTGGAGCTTTCCGTGCGGTGGCAGATCGCCGCGAACCAGGACTTGGGGCTCAACCTTTACCAGAACCTGGTCGATGATCTGATCGCGTTCCAAGGTGAGAATTTTCAGGCGATCAATATTGCGCGAGCCCGCATTGAGGGCGCTGAGCTTCGCTACCACTTGCAGCAAGGCGCCTGGCATTGGGCTGGCAATATCACGGTGCAAAATCCGGAGAATCGCGATACTGGCGCCGACCTGCTTCGACGCGCGCCGCGAAAGCTGAATCTGACGGCTGATTACGACATCAACGAACGTTGGCGCGTCGGTGCCGAGGGCGAACTCGTCAGTCAGCGGGCGGAGTTTGGTGGTGATCTGCCTGGCTTTGGGCTGGTGCACCTGAGTGCCGGCTACGCGCTCAGGAATGATCTATGGCTTCGAGCCCGCGTTGAGAATCTCTTTGATCAGAACTACGAATTGGCACGTGGGTTCAATACGCCAGGTACCACGGTCAGTCTCAGTCTGGTTTTCGGCCGCTGA
- the ykgO gene encoding type B 50S ribosomal protein L36 produces MKVLSSLKSAKARHRDCKIVRRRGKVFVICKSNPRFKARQR; encoded by the coding sequence ATGAAAGTCCTGTCTTCCCTCAAATCGGCCAAGGCCCGTCACCGCGATTGCAAGATTGTCCGTCGCCGCGGCAAAGTCTTTGTGATCTGCAAATCGAATCCTCGCTTCAAGGCGCGTCAGCGCTGA
- a CDS encoding 23S rRNA (adenine(2030)-N(6))-methyltransferase RlmJ — MNYRHAYHAGNFADVVKHAVLVALIESLKQKQTAFHVIDTHAGAGRYDLSQAEAQKTGEYREGIGRLLGVERLPTLIHAYLNLVRSQQTQSSGMQVYPGSPQISRLLLRDQDRLTLCELQDEELMELKRLFRTDQRVSVHARDGYDALNALLPPKEKRGLVLIDPPFEAQEDEFRIIEQALSKAQAKWPTGVFAIWYPIKLRAPIQRFHRFLRESGFRKVLNVELLLHPDNSALRLNGCGIAILNAPFKLDRTLAEILPVLAQHLAQGRFSQHQVNWLVED, encoded by the coding sequence ATGAATTACCGCCACGCCTATCATGCAGGGAATTTTGCCGACGTGGTCAAACACGCGGTGCTGGTGGCGTTGATCGAGTCGCTCAAGCAAAAACAGACGGCCTTTCATGTGATTGACACCCATGCCGGTGCCGGGCGGTATGACCTGAGCCAAGCGGAAGCCCAGAAGACAGGCGAGTACCGGGAGGGGATCGGACGGCTGTTAGGGGTCGAACGATTACCCACGCTCATCCATGCGTATCTGAACTTGGTGCGCTCCCAGCAGACCCAGAGTAGCGGCATGCAGGTTTATCCGGGCAGCCCGCAGATCAGTCGCCTGCTGCTGCGGGATCAGGATCGCTTGACGTTGTGCGAGCTCCAGGACGAGGAACTGATGGAGCTGAAGCGCTTGTTTCGCACCGATCAGCGGGTAAGCGTGCATGCCCGGGACGGCTACGATGCGCTGAATGCATTGCTGCCGCCCAAGGAAAAGCGCGGTCTGGTGTTGATTGATCCGCCGTTCGAGGCGCAGGAGGACGAATTCCGGATTATCGAACAGGCTCTGAGCAAAGCGCAGGCCAAATGGCCGACGGGCGTGTTCGCGATCTGGTACCCGATCAAACTGCGCGCACCGATTCAACGCTTTCATCGGTTCCTGCGCGAATCGGGCTTTCGGAAAGTATTGAACGTTGAGCTCTTGCTGCATCCGGACAACTCGGCACTCCGTTTGAATGGTTGCGGCATCGCGATCTTGAACGCGCCGTTCAAGCTGGATCGGACCCTGGCCGAAATTCTGCCTGTGCTGGCCCAACATCTTGCTCAAGGTCGGTTCAGCCAGCACCAGGTCAACTGGCTGGTTGAGGACTAG